Genomic DNA from Desulfatiglans sp.:
ATCAGCAAGACAAAGGCTGGTTGATATACGATGGTAGGCAATTAGAAATTGGGAAATCAACTACTTAACATCAGGCTAAACAAGGATGCCCGGAAAAATCGCCGGGCACCTGTTAGCCCGGCAGTTGTAGCGGAAATATGGTATTTGGGGAAATCAGCAATATTGCCAAAATCCCCAAATAGCAGTATCGAAAACAGAAATCCGGGCTGAATTAAATCCTATTTACAAAAATTGGCAACGTTGCTAAAAGTTGTAAATAGAAATTATAAATCAAAAATTAATCGTAATAATAACTGGTTATCAAAAATAAACAGTCGGTAAATAGCGGGCAAAATCGGCTTTTAACCATGAAGTCAAGGCGACTGGCTGGCATCATGCTGAATCGAGTTCATAGCCTTAGCAGCCTTTCTTCCTGCACGACATTGGTTGCCATAAATCCGCCAGTTCCTTACCGCCATCGTTAGTGAGCTAGGAGAGCGTAGTGCCAACTTCAAGCAAAGGTGAAGATCCATCCAATGGCTGGGAATCCGTCGCAAAAGAATTCATATCCATTGCATCCTGGGACATAGGAGCTGCGACCGTTATGAGTTGGAGTAGCTTTCTTAAACCAGGACAAGCAGTTTTAGATGTTGGATGTGGGTTTGGCGGATCGTACACCAAAGGCCTGACGGAAAAAGGAATTGAAGTATACGGAATCGATGCTTCAGACACGCTGATCTTAGAACACCAAAAGAGATTCCCAAAAGCATTCGTTCGATGTGAACCTGCTGAAGAGTCTTCACTTTTCAACAGAGAATTTGATGGAGTTCTGTCCGTGGGATTAATCTTTCTCTTGTCTCATGAGAAGCAACGAATGGTGCTTGAGAAGATGGCCGATTCAGTAAAAGAAGGGGGGCGGCTTTTATTCAGCTCTCCTTTTCAGGTCTGTGACTGGACTGATCTATTAACCGGGAAGAGATCTGCATCATTGGGCAGAGACATTTATGTCGAGACCCTTCAGAAGCACGGCTTGAGATTGATCGGTGAATATACAGATGAAGGTGAAAATCACTACTTCGATTTTCAGAAGGCGCCTACATTGTGAGTCGCTCACTAACAAACCGGTGAAGAGCGACAAAAGTATGTTGGCGTGCCTTACCAGGGGCGTTAAGATCATGGAAGTGAATATGAATGGATTACAAGTCAGATATCAACAAATCGGCGATGCTAAACGTTTCTACGAGATACTTACGAATCCCGATTTCATCCTTTTTCCTGTGAAACCTAAAAGCATCGAAGCGGAGAAGCGCTTTTTACGAACCACTAAACGACTGCGTGAAAACAATGTAGCCTATAACTATACCATTTTGTTGAGACGCAGGGTTGTGGGTGCAATAGGAATTAAAATCGACCAACATCGTACATACATTGGTGAGATAGGTTACTTTGTGGATAGAAAATACTGGGGGAGAGAAATAGCTGTTAACGCAGTAAACCTTATTGAAGATATCTGCTTTGATGAGCTTGGATTGGAACGAATAGAGATCAATACTCTTAAGCAGAATGTTTTAAGTATTCGCGTAGCTGAGAAGTGCGGATACAAAAAGGAGGGTATCCAAAGACACAAAATTAAGCTTGGCGGGAAATGGGAGGATGCCTACCTGTTTGCCAAGGTGAAAAATTGATCATGACAGTGCGTTTTTCAAGGATATGGAACATAGTGATGATGAAAAACGATATTACTGCCTTGGTAAAGTCTCCGATGGAG
This window encodes:
- a CDS encoding class I SAM-dependent methyltransferase, which codes for MPTSSKGEDPSNGWESVAKEFISIASWDIGAATVMSWSSFLKPGQAVLDVGCGFGGSYTKGLTEKGIEVYGIDASDTLILEHQKRFPKAFVRCEPAEESSLFNREFDGVLSVGLIFLLSHEKQRMVLEKMADSVKEGGRLLFSSPFQVCDWTDLLTGKRSASLGRDIYVETLQKHGLRLIGEYTDEGENHYFDFQKAPTL
- a CDS encoding GNAT family N-acetyltransferase, with amino-acid sequence MNGLQVRYQQIGDAKRFYEILTNPDFILFPVKPKSIEAEKRFLRTTKRLRENNVAYNYTILLRRRVVGAIGIKIDQHRTYIGEIGYFVDRKYWGREIAVNAVNLIEDICFDELGLERIEINTLKQNVLSIRVAEKCGYKKEGIQRHKIKLGGKWEDAYLFAKVKN